Proteins encoded together in one Telopea speciosissima isolate NSW1024214 ecotype Mountain lineage chromosome 4, Tspe_v1, whole genome shotgun sequence window:
- the LOC122660232 gene encoding scopoletin glucosyltransferase-like, which translates to MGSEPHQLHTFFFPLMAQGHLLPAIDMARLFASRGVKVTIITTPLNAPLFSKTIDRDNQLGLDISVQLIPFPSEEAGLPQGCENISSITNFSEMAPRFFNALDLFQNPLQELLQNHSPDCLVADMFFPWATDIAAKFGIPRLIFHGTSFFSLCVLDSLKRYTPHENIKSETENFIVPGLPDQIELMRSQLPNHLKTPSDLGKLLERVRESEGNCYGVLVNSFYELEPAYADHYRKVIGRKAWNIGPVSLSNRDIAYKAQRGNIASIDEHACLSWLDSKKPNSVLYVSFGSVARFTDSQMLEIAMGLEDSGYPFIWVVRSKEEDEQRWMPEGFEERIKGKGLIIRDWAPQVLILDHPAVGGFVTHCGWNSTLESVSAGVPMITWPLFAEQFYNEKLVTQVLRIGVCVGAHEWSKFGGGGGGEKAAAVKREDIEKAVEQLMGGGEEAERMRNRAMELKEMARSAVEGGGSSYTDLTALIEELGLHPQPAV; encoded by the coding sequence ATGGGTTCTGAACCACATCAACTTCAtactttcttcttccccctcatGGCTCAAGGCCATTTGCTCCCAGCCATAGACATGGCCAGGCTATTCGCAAGCCGTGGAGTTAAGGTAACCATAATCACCACTCCCCTCAACGCACCCCTCTTCTCCAAGACCATCGACCGTGATAACCAGTTGGGTCTTGACATATCTGTTCAGCTCATCCCATTCCCTTCAGAAGAGGCTGGCTTACCCCAAGGCTGCGAGAATATAAGCTCCATTACCAATTTCTCTGAAATGGCCCCCAGATTCTTCAATGCTCTTGATTTGTTCCAAAACCCCTTACAGGAGCTTCTTCAAAACCATAGCCCTGATTGCCTTGTTGCCGATATGTTCTTCCCCTGGGCTACAGACATCGCTGCCAAGTTTGGAATACCAAGGCTCATCTTTCATGGCACCagtttcttctctctctgcGTCTTGGACAGCTTGAAACGATATACACCTCATGAGAACATTAAATCCGAGACCGAAAACTTCATTGTGCCAGGTCTTCCTGATCAGATAGAGCTGATGAGGTCTCAGTTGCCCAACCATTTGAAAACACCAAGCGATCTGGGCAAGTTGCTTGAACGCGTCAGAGAATCAGAGGGAAATTGCTATGGAGTATTGGTGAACAGCTTCTATGAGTTGGAGCCTGCTTATGCGGATCACTACAGGAAAGTCATAGGAAGGAAGGCTTGGAACATAGGCCCTGTTTCACTCAGCAACAGGGACATTGCATATAAAGCCCAGAGGGGTAACATAGCTTCCATTGATGAGCACGCGTGCCTGAGTTGGCTCGATTCAAAGAAACCCAATTCGGTGCTGTATGTGAGCTTCGGGAGCGTGGCCCGTTTCACTGATTCTCAGATGCTTGAGATTGCTATGGGGCTCGAGGATTCAGGGTACCCATTCATTTGGGTTGTGAGATCGAAGGAAGAGGATGAGCAGAGATGGATGCCAGAAGGGTTTGAAGAGAGGATTAAAGGGAAGGGTCTGATAATAAGGGATTGGGCACCTCAAGTTTTGATCTTGGACCATCCTGCCGTGGGAGGGTTCGTGACCCATTGTGGATGGAATTCGACGCTTGAAAGCGTGAGTGCAGGGGTGCCCATGATCACTTGGCCGTTGTTTGCAGAGCAGTTCTACAATGAGAAGCTGGTGACACAAGTGTTAAGGATAGGAGTGTGTGTAGGGGCTCATGAATGGAGTAAatttggaggaggaggaggaggagaaaaggCAGCTGCAGTGAAGAGAGAGGACATAGAGAAGGCTGTGGAGCAGTTAATGGGTGGTGGAGAAGAAGCAGAGCGAATGAGGAACAGAGCTATGGAGCTCAAAGAGATGGCGAGAAGTGCTGTTGAAGGTGGAGGGTCTTCTTACACCGACTTGACAGCTTTGATTGAGGAGCTGGGGTTGCATCCACAGCCGGCAGTCTAG